The genomic DNA tctaaaaggaagaaaaaaaagaaaaagaaaattcgaaatttttgGAACACGTTCAAAATTACATTTTGAAACATGAGGAAACTTTTGGCTCTTTTGGTAATCGTATTGGCATGTGTAATGATCAACGCTCAAGGACAGGTACCCCCTCCAAAATGTAAGTTGCATGTGCAGTTCTTTGTTCGATATGGCGTTAGTATGTTAGACGATTAGATGACGGTAAtgctttagaaaaaataaaaactttatatatatatatatatatatatatatatatataagatagtCTATATAGTGTTACAAATGTACACTTccttttctaaattaattattgtaatatatgtgaaacaaaatttttaatattttatatgattaataaaatatatattaatatatatattttatctatctatctatctatgtatatatatatattttttaatatatatatagcatcgatttaatttattcacttatcatgtaattaatatcgaattaagtaataaattttctaatctttcgaACAGCATCAATTTATGGAACAACATTCGACGAAATTGTCGTATCGTCCGATTTAAGTGTACGAAGAAAATCTAAGGAAAATCGCCAAGGCAAAAGATTACTTTCGAACGTACCATCGGGTACTACCGGTTCGCCTGAAAAATCAACTCCAGTTGCATCCAGGCTCGTGTCAAGCGACGGGAGTCGTATTACACCAGTGGCTAGAGCAAAGCGTGAATCTGTTACACTTCAAACAAGGTGAGAGTtgataatgttaattaaacaatttttaaaatgattagaaaaaattttataaaatgtattaattcatttcaaaACTCACGACAATAGTTTGCAATAACATACGAATTAAACGTtacatcattatattattaaaaaatttaaacaatgattattatatataagtaataataataataataataataataataataataataataaaaacgatacgaggattatacataaattatgaACTGTTACAATTGAAgcttataaaaagaaaataataatgataataatgatgtataaaaatgtataaattaattcatagaAGGATTAAATTCTAtgtgaatttttctttgttctctttttttaatactattagtaacaaatattttagatatttggATCTGGGAGTCGCGGGATACTTGCTGAAGTCtcaaaaacgataaaaaattaaacaacgAGGACAACCGCACAAATCCCCACCCTCATCTGTGATCACACGTTTCGACTATCTTTCGGACCCGGCTCATGTAtcaaaagtttaataaaaattcttctgtGTCATAACATTTCCAGCGTGTATATGTTCAATATCAGTAtcctaattaataaatttcccGATTGAttatcctttctctatctttaaatatcttatttccATATACAAAATTGAATTTCTAATCTTAAactatacatatttattataattgttttatctattaatattaaatattgatactCTAATATTAGGATTATCAggatatcaatattaatattagtaattatttatttaatacgtataaaaaaaattcttatttccgtttatatttttcgtttttctttttttcttttttatttccataaaaTTTGAATCAAATTTTCGGAAAATTTtcgtttgtaataaattatatggaTCACACTGATAATAGATatcacgtatataatataataattgatcccttttctgttaatttttgttagtttttaatttatataagaaaaataaattaaaagtcgAGCatgtagataaaattaaaattaaaaaaataagagaagaggataagaagttgttcataaaaaaaaaaaaaagaaaagaaaactaaaaaaataaagaaaaaaacacgaaaaaaagaacaaaacaaaacgaatctTGTGCATTGGATGCAGCCTAATAAGCATCACGTCACGAACGAACAATACGTTTGCCGCGCAATTCTAATTGGCAGGCATTCCGCGTTCGGCTGTGAGCTGAAAAAATCGTTTGGCTGAAATATGGCAAGCCGGTCTCAAAAGATAGCCGCCATCACGATCGTCATGCCGCGATGTACCAAGCAACGAGTTATGCACCCCCTACCGTTTGTAGCACGAGATACTACGCGAGCACGTGACACGCACCTCCAAAATGTGAGTGAGACCCACGTTAAacgactttctttcttcttttttttatccctaTAAAATCCGATAATGAAGTCCAATAAGAAGAACGTTCAATTTAACTTGACGgtcttgaatatttttattacttttttttttttttgttt from Vespula pensylvanica isolate Volc-1 chromosome 13, ASM1446617v1, whole genome shotgun sequence includes the following:
- the LOC122633691 gene encoding uncharacterized protein LOC122633691, which encodes MRKLLALLVIVLACVMINAQGQVPPPKSSIYGTTFDEIVVSSDLSVRRKSKENRQGKRLLSNVPSGTTGSPEKSTPVASRLVSSDGSRITPVARAKRESVTLQTRYLDLGVAGYLLKSQKR